AGGTTcaagtttaactttttgtctTGCTTTTCTAGATTATacagaaagacaaagaagaagtaaccaacaaaaaacaaactacaCAGACATAATGGCATCTAATTATGAAGGTTAGTGTAAATCAAATGGCCTAATATGATACCTTAcactgtaattaatttttttatttcagtaaaataaacttaaactgtGTTTATCCAATTGATTTATCCAGTGCATGTGAAATAATAAGTGAACTGGTGATTAAATAGTTATAATTCTGGAAGCATGTACAAATCATGAAGAGCTGTGTTTGACAGGTGATTCACAGGGTCTGAGGATTGTGCTGCTGGGAGTCTCTGGTGCTGGAAAGAGTTCAGTAGGAAGCACAATACTGGGTCGAGATGTGTTTAAAGAGACTGGAACCACAGAGAGTGAGATACAGAGAGGAACAGTAGAAGACCGAAACATCTTTATCATTAATACTCCCGGTTTCTTCAACACACACCTGACTGATGAAGAGCTGCAGGAGCAGATGATGAAGAGTCTGGATCTCTCTGATCCCGGTCCTCATGCATTCCTGATCATCATCAACCTGAAGACCTTTGAAGAGGACGAGAGGAACATCTTTGAGAAAATAGAGGAGATCTTTGGAGTTCAAGCTTTGAAGTTCACCATGGTGCTGTTCACTGGAAGAGATCAAATCACAAAGAAAGAATGGCAGGAAATTGAACTCTCTGAAAAATTTCAGAGACTAGTCAGTAAATTTAGATTACAATATCATGTGATCAATGAGATAAAAAAAGATCATATCAAAAAGCTTTTAAAGAAGATTGATGAATTCATCAAACAGAATGATGAGAAGCATTTCGACTCAGTTTCCCAAAAAAggagcacaaaaaaaaagaagaataaacaaGAAAACCctggaaaaaaagaggaagagcAAACAATGCAGGGGACTTTTGAAATGAACAGGGCAACAGAAGAAGGATTAACTGTGATTGAACCAACTTCTGTAAATGAAGAACCAGGTCTACAAGAGATGAACTCATTAGATAGATATCTGAATTTCTCAAATGAAGGAAAGGGAGAAGAAAAAGAAGTCAAAGGACAGGAACACAGCTTGGAAAAGAGCCAGAAGAAACAAAAGACAACGGAAGGAAAACATCCAGCTCAAGCAGGTGAGAACTTTTAATAAACTGACTTtactttatttacaaatgttGTGAAACCTTTCTAGAAGCTCTAAACACAATATCAACAGTGAACAGTTGTGCTACAGGGTTTTCTAATCAATCTCtataaaatgtaaatctataATACTTTGCAACATCACACTGTTATCAGTAATaagtattttctcataattttatatttgtttctaaAAGTCCATTAAGCTAAAACATATAAAACGTGGTAAATGCACAGATATCTTAATCTTGATATGTGTCTTTTTCACACTGTGGATAATTGAGGGACTCAAAAAAGCTTCAAACGCTCACAATGCTCAAGAAGAAAAGAGAAGATGCATTGAGAGCCGAGGATATTTGAACAGTATAATTGATACAAGTTgcacttattttaaatatcttatgtACAGTAGCTTCTAAAAGGCAGtactaaataatacaaaaagataTTTAGCATCCAACTCAAGTGTTTAAGAAgccctttttaatttaaaaagtatttcagatgagaatgtagttgtttaaaactcaaatctgctttttatttataaagacagcgtctatttaaaaatgtggttCACTGAtttcggagacggtgagctccacgcgatcagcggctagtccttctgatatgtgccgctggctctgatgtctcttttgtggttaaacataaaatataattcattttgggtaaatctaacaggttatctttggtaaTTGCAGTAGcatgatgttatcaagtacgctgctgtttgctgaATTACTGGACTGTCATCATTCCGTCCGCAGGAGATCACACTCCTGAGTCGAATTTGCAATGTCTGAACAACCGAGGATGTAAATCCGAAAATTCGGTACTGTGTATTGAGAAAAGcgtgcagacctacgtcacctaGGGTTGCCACCCATCCCTTAAAATACGGAATCGTCacgtatttgagaataaaatagcgcGTCCCATTTTGAATCAATACAGGACGTGGTTTGTCCCGTATTTTCGGAGTTGTCTTCAATGCAGCATCTCATGAAGATCATCCCATTCTGTGAAGACTTGTCCTATTCTGCCCCTGATTGGGTAATACTCGCTGCCATCgttggattgattggtttgtttcaggttcacgGCCAATCAGAGTCAGAGGAGGGCGGGTCTCTTGGTAGAGAGTCGATTTGAAAGAATGGTGGAGGCTGCTCCAAATACACACCACCACCCCCCCACTCGCGTCCAGCGCTGAACCGAAAGCGGACGCAAACATATCGACGAGAGTGGGGTTAATCAAATACTTGGAAGTGTCAGCGGAAATTAGTATCAAGCACAATTTGTCGGCGAGTGTTCTGTTGCACACGGTGGCTTGTCAGATGTGCGACAGCATGCCTCGGGAGAACAACATTcatacactttataataaggttcatttattaaacattagtgtattaactaacatgaattaacaatgagtaagaaatacatctgttacagtatttattcatctttgttaatattagttaatagaaataaagctgttcattgtttgttcagtttagttcacagtgcattaactaatattaaaaagattataataaagtattattaaatgtggaaattaacatgaacaaagatgaacaattgcTGAATAAGTTCAgatcattattagttaatgttaattaatgtagttaactaatgaaccttattttaaagtgataGCGATTTGTTTATTACGGTTAAGGTGTACAGTCAGAAACATAAGCAATAATTTAATAAGAGAAGATAGATCACGGGTTTTCAAAGTCTAAGACAGAGGGCCTCCCTTTTGACACAGCTTACTCAAtggcgcccccccccccccaaacacacacacgcacacacacactcagctggcCACATTGGTGGATTCGTCGATCTGGAGTGCAAAAAAATGGGCTGTTTCTGACACTCTCTAACACTTGCTCCTTCACATCCTGTGCCATGTCTGAGATGCGCCAACTTATTGTGTTGTCAGAGAGTGGAACAGAATCGAGCTTAGAAGCCGCTGCCTCTCCTAGCATCACGGAACATAGGTCTTTTGCTTCCGGCAGAATTAACATCTCTCCAGTTGTATGTGTTTTGCCTGTCCACGTAAATCCTAAACTCAAATACTGATCATCATATCGTCGTCTTTTGGGTTTAAGCCCTGAAGTTGAAGGCTTTGAATCACCCAGAAACTGCTCCACTGTATTAATAGGCATATACCTGTATTGGCGGGCTTACCAAACATCAGCAAATTCACAGCTACGGCCTTCTGGATGAAAAATGTTTctcatattttttactttttaatttttagtatAGTTTAAGTAAATAcgttcaaatataataaaaatacttataatatttaaactcaattatattttttatttattatcattttggcGCCTCCCCTGACATGCTCTGGCGCCCCCCTGGGGAGGCGCGCCCCACACTTTGAAAACCCCTGagatagatatatttaataataaaaatacagtgcctatatgtgaagtaaaaaaacaacttaaataatttaaatgattgcattcttcaataggctactgtagaattaacaaaaaacattaacttactaataaaaataaaataaaaaataaataaaaaatgtgtgtgttttacattaatttagaaatgtttgtagatcgattatttattatgtggtttcactgtttggatggtgttactgtctgaaaacaatgacaaatattttatccaaaatctgtgttcacgccaccttatacaattaataaagttcattagcaattaatatttttatgaaaacatattttaagttgtgatttaccaccCCTGGCACGTCATCGGACCTGTGGTCATCATAGCCCCGAGGGGAGGGGTGCCCCCCCCCCATGTTTTCATAGATGAGCTGCAACAGCTCAAACACCTCAATCACACCTCAATCCATGTGATTGAGGTGTTGCAGCTCATCTGTgaacacatactttttttttttttttttttttacatatttgaccATTAATTTTCAGTGATTGTCATTGGATTAGCACATTCAAAAGAGCATTCTTTACAAGCCCTTTCAATTAATT
This Carassius auratus strain Wakin unplaced genomic scaffold, ASM336829v1 scaf_tig00017072, whole genome shotgun sequence DNA region includes the following protein-coding sequences:
- the LOC113075480 gene encoding GTPase IMAP family member 4-like → MQKNYTERQRRSNQQKTNYTDIMASNYEGDSQGLRIVLLGVSGAGKSSVGSTILGRDVFKETGTTESEIQRGTVEDRNIFIINTPGFFNTHLTDEELQEQMMKSLDLSDPGPHAFLIIINLKTFEEDERNIFEKIEEIFGVQALKFTMVLFTGRDQITKKEWQEIELSEKFQRLVSKFRLQYHVINEIKKDHIKKLLKKIDEFIKQNDEKHFDSVSQKRSTKKKKNKQENPGKKEEEQTMQGTFEMNRATEEGLTVIEPTSVNEEPGLQEMNSLDRYLNFSNEGKGEEKEVKGQEHSLEKSQKKQKTTEGKHPAQAGGSQYVVDRILCSIFVVLLLVFILQQNSITAERDQLKSCKNTIQEFNQTINSLQDKYSD